The proteins below are encoded in one region of Myxococcales bacterium:
- the secY gene encoding preprotein translocase subunit SecY, producing MSSFANIAKIPELRRRILFTVGMLAVYRVGVFVTTPGVDRNVMRDIMQQQSGSFLGMFNMFTGGALEQLSIFALGIMPYVTASIILQLMTVVVKPLDELRKEGEAGRRKINQYTRYGTVIISIIQSTGISIYLQQLTSPNGANVVRDPGPFFIFLTIVSLTTGTAFIMWLGEQITERGIGNGISLIIFAGIVAGLPRAALATFDQVKQDNIKPVPLLLISLIMMVVILTIVYFERAQRRVPVHYAKRVIGKKMYGGQTSHLPLRVNASGVIPPIFASSLLMFPNTLANLKIPGMQELSSWLVPGDWRYMVVYMSMIVFFCFFYTAVTFQPVEVADNLKKQNAFIPGVRPGKQTADFIDRVMTRITFGGAFYVATVCAVPDLLRSWFHVPFYFGGTSIMIVVGVALDTVQQIESHLITRHYEGLTGSSGPRIRGRKAMA from the coding sequence ATGAGCAGCTTTGCGAACATTGCCAAAATCCCTGAGCTGAGACGCAGGATTCTATTCACTGTCGGCATGCTTGCCGTCTACCGTGTTGGCGTATTCGTTACGACTCCAGGTGTGGATCGTAACGTGATGCGAGACATCATGCAGCAGCAGTCGGGCTCCTTTTTGGGCATGTTCAATATGTTTACCGGTGGTGCGCTCGAGCAACTCTCGATTTTCGCACTCGGTATTATGCCCTATGTTACGGCCAGTATCATTTTACAGCTCATGACGGTGGTTGTTAAGCCGCTCGATGAGCTGCGCAAAGAGGGTGAGGCTGGGCGCCGAAAGATCAATCAGTATACGCGCTACGGAACGGTCATTATCAGCATCATCCAAAGCACCGGTATTTCAATTTACCTGCAACAACTCACCAGTCCAAACGGCGCAAACGTGGTGCGTGACCCAGGTCCATTTTTTATCTTCCTCACTATCGTGTCACTCACGACTGGTACCGCTTTTATTATGTGGCTTGGTGAGCAGATCACCGAGCGTGGTATTGGCAATGGTATCTCGTTGATCATTTTTGCGGGCATCGTGGCTGGATTGCCGCGTGCTGCACTGGCAACCTTTGACCAAGTCAAGCAAGACAACATCAAGCCTGTGCCTCTGCTTTTGATATCACTAATCATGATGGTAGTGATTCTTACCATTGTGTATTTCGAGCGCGCACAGCGCCGCGTACCGGTGCATTACGCTAAGCGGGTCATCGGCAAAAAAATGTACGGTGGGCAGACCTCACATCTGCCTTTGCGCGTCAATGCTTCAGGTGTGATTCCGCCTATTTTCGCTTCATCGTTGCTCATGTTTCCAAACACATTGGCCAACCTCAAGATCCCTGGCATGCAAGAGCTAAGCAGCTGGCTTGTCCCCGGCGATTGGCGTTACATGGTAGTTTACATGTCCATGATCGTCTTTTTCTGCTTTTTCTATACAGCAGTGACCTTTCAACCTGTTGAGGTGGCGGACAATCTCAAGAAGCAGAACGCGTTTATTCCTGGAGTGCGGCCCGGAAAGCAGACAGCGGACTTTATTGATCGTGTCATGACGCGCATTACTTTTGGTGGTGCTTTTTACGTAGCGACTGTGTGTGCTGTGCCAGATCTTCTGCGTAGTTGGTTTCACGTGCCCTTTTATTTCGGCGGAACCTCCATCATGATCGTTGTGGGTGTGGCCTTAGACACGGTCCAGCAAATCGAATCTCATCTTATTACAAGACACTATGAGGGTTTGACCGGCTCCAGCGGTCCACGCATCCGCGGCAGAAAGGCCATGGCGTGA
- the rplO gene encoding 50S ribosomal protein L15 encodes MTTTENQVPILSRLRPPAGAVRNKKRKGRGAGSGLGKTAGKGQKGQKARHPGDFGKLHFEGGQTPMQRRLPKMGFKPLNSKEYAIVNLLSLEAFDAGSTVDRASLKDAGLIRRTPAPIKILGGGELSKALTVKAEAFSKSAKEKIEKAGGQAIVIEAAAKKTNRSE; translated from the coding sequence ATGACAACGACTGAAAACCAAGTGCCCATTCTTTCCAGGCTTCGTCCGCCTGCAGGCGCAGTGCGAAATAAAAAGCGCAAGGGCCGTGGAGCAGGTTCTGGTTTGGGGAAAACCGCGGGTAAAGGTCAAAAGGGCCAAAAAGCACGTCATCCAGGAGACTTCGGTAAGTTGCACTTTGAAGGTGGTCAGACACCGATGCAACGTCGATTGCCAAAAATGGGTTTCAAGCCTTTAAACTCAAAAGAGTATGCGATTGTGAATCTATTGAGTTTGGAAGCTTTTGATGCTGGATCGACAGTGGATCGCGCAAGCTTGAAAGATGCGGGTCTTATCCGTCGGACTCCTGCCCCTATCAAGATCTTGGGTGGTGGAGAGCTCAGCAAAGCGCTTACGGTTAAAGCAGAAGCTTTTAGTAAGTCAGCCAAAGAAAAAATCGAAAAAGCGGGCGGTCAAGCTATCGTAATCGAAGCCGCTGCAAAAAAAACCAACCGGAGTGAATAA
- the rpmD gene encoding 50S ribosomal protein L30, producing MSGKLKLTQIRSGIGRPQNQRAVLRGLGLRGPHSSVEVENTPSFRGMVKKVLHLVKVQEQQ from the coding sequence ATGAGTGGCAAACTAAAATTAACCCAGATTCGAAGCGGTATCGGACGTCCTCAGAATCAACGTGCGGTGCTTCGTGGCTTAGGACTTCGAGGTCCACATAGTTCAGTTGAGGTGGAAAACACACCAAGCTTTCGCGGCATGGTGAAAAAGGTTCTCCATTTGGTGAAAGTGCAGGAACAACAATGA
- the rpsE gene encoding 30S ribosomal protein S5, protein MSNFIDPNTLEDLQERVVHINRVAKVVKGGRRFSFSALIVVGDGKGHVGVGLGKANEVPDAIRKGNDKARKSLFKIPLVGGTIPHRVVGHYGAGNILLRPASPGTGVIAGGAVRAVVEAAGIRDVLSKILGTTNPNNVVHATITALKELESVEQIASRRDKSVEEVVAL, encoded by the coding sequence ATGTCGAATTTTATTGATCCAAATACTCTAGAAGATTTGCAAGAACGTGTTGTTCACATCAATCGTGTTGCGAAGGTTGTCAAAGGCGGTCGCCGCTTTAGTTTCAGCGCTCTTATCGTGGTTGGCGACGGCAAAGGTCATGTTGGTGTAGGTCTAGGCAAGGCGAACGAAGTGCCCGATGCGATTCGCAAAGGTAACGACAAAGCTCGTAAATCGTTGTTCAAGATTCCGTTGGTTGGTGGCACGATTCCGCATCGCGTCGTGGGTCACTACGGTGCTGGTAACATTTTGCTTCGTCCGGCCAGTCCGGGTACTGGCGTTATCGCCGGTGGCGCAGTGCGCGCTGTGGTTGAAGCAGCTGGCATTCGTGATGTGCTCTCCAAGATCCTAGGAACAACAAATCCTAACAATGTTGTGCATGCAACGATCACCGCACTCAAAGAGCTTGAGTCGGTTGAACAGATTGCTTCCCGCCGCGATAAATCTGTAGAGGAGGTTGTGGCATTATGA
- a CDS encoding 50S ribosomal protein L18 yields MAQSVTGRERRKRRIRKKIFGDAARPRLSVFRSAKHIYAQVVDDLAGNTLAYASSTVSKDIQGVKTEQAKAVGKSIAEACKSKGIEQVVFDRNGYIYHGRIRALADAAREAGLKF; encoded by the coding sequence ATGGCGCAGAGTGTTACAGGTCGTGAGCGACGTAAGCGTCGTATTCGTAAGAAAATATTTGGTGATGCGGCGCGCCCCCGTCTAAGCGTTTTCCGAAGCGCGAAGCATATTTACGCACAGGTTGTCGATGATCTTGCGGGCAATACCTTGGCTTATGCATCTTCTACTGTGTCAAAGGACATTCAAGGTGTGAAGACGGAACAAGCGAAGGCTGTTGGAAAGAGCATTGCCGAAGCTTGCAAGAGCAAGGGAATTGAACAAGTGGTCTTTGACCGCAATGGATACATCTATCACGGACGAATCCGTGCACTAGCCGATGCTGCTCGCGAAGCAGGGCTCAAATTTTAG
- the rplF gene encoding 50S ribosomal protein L6 — translation MPATEDKINEIKHSRLGKRPVEVPQGVDVKIDNGFVHVKGPKGETTNSISPLVEITKDDGKLSIVPKVGGPRGAQFQGLTRSILLNMIEGVHKGYEKSLDLYGVGYRAELKGSQLTIAAGLSHTVTLNLPEEIKAKVEVVDEGGQKRPRLILSSHRKDLLGQVAAHIRSLRPPEPYKGKGIRYTGERIREKAGKAGGKGK, via the coding sequence ATGCCTGCGACTGAAGATAAAATAAATGAGATCAAACACTCTCGTCTTGGCAAACGTCCAGTGGAAGTTCCTCAAGGCGTTGATGTGAAGATTGATAATGGCTTCGTGCACGTCAAGGGCCCAAAAGGAGAGACCACCAATTCGATTTCTCCTTTGGTGGAAATTACCAAAGACGATGGCAAGCTTTCAATCGTGCCTAAGGTTGGTGGTCCACGAGGCGCTCAGTTTCAGGGCCTTACACGTTCGATTTTGTTGAACATGATCGAGGGCGTTCACAAAGGTTACGAAAAATCCTTGGATTTGTATGGCGTTGGATACCGCGCTGAACTAAAGGGCTCTCAGCTGACTATTGCTGCTGGTCTTTCGCATACCGTGACTTTGAATCTTCCTGAAGAAATCAAAGCTAAAGTGGAAGTTGTTGATGAAGGTGGACAGAAGCGTCCTCGCTTGATTCTTAGTTCACATCGAAAAGACTTGTTGGGCCAAGTTGCGGCTCATATTCGTTCGCTCCGGCCACCTGAGCCTTACAAAGGCAAGGGCATTCGGTACACCGGCGAGCGGATTCGTGAGAAAGCTGGCAAGGCCGGCGGGAAAGGGAAATAA
- the rpsH gene encoding 30S ribosomal protein S8 codes for MMTDPLADMLARIRNAILARHEHTLVPASKLKEKVAQILKAEGYIEDYKIEQNRFPVIQIQLKYGAERQSAIAGLKRASRPGRRFYVGHEDIPEVHNGMGLAILSTSKGVLSDHDARKERVGGEVLCEVW; via the coding sequence ATGATGACCGACCCACTCGCTGACATGTTAGCCCGTATTCGTAACGCGATTCTTGCGCGTCATGAACACACACTAGTTCCAGCGTCGAAGCTCAAAGAAAAAGTCGCGCAAATCCTCAAAGCCGAGGGTTACATCGAAGACTACAAAATCGAACAGAACCGTTTTCCCGTGATTCAGATTCAGCTTAAGTATGGAGCAGAACGGCAATCAGCTATTGCAGGTCTAAAGCGTGCGAGTAGGCCTGGCCGCCGTTTTTACGTAGGCCATGAAGACATTCCTGAGGTTCATAACGGTATGGGCCTTGCTATCCTATCAACGTCCAAAGGTGTGCTTAGCGACCATGATGCGCGCAAAGAGCGCGTGGGCGGTGAAGTACTTTGTGAGGTATGGTGA
- a CDS encoding type Z 30S ribosomal protein S14, with product MASAQAFAKLVRKQKFAVRHRNRCKCCGRPRGFYRKFQLCRICLRKLALAGDVPGVTKSSW from the coding sequence ATGGCTAGCGCACAAGCTTTTGCAAAACTCGTAAGAAAACAGAAATTCGCCGTTCGGCACCGCAACCGTTGCAAGTGTTGTGGTCGTCCGCGCGGTTTTTATCGTAAATTTCAACTTTGTCGCATTTGTTTGCGCAAACTCGCGCTCGCTGGGGATGTTCCTGGCGTGACGAAATCAAGCTGGTAG
- the rplE gene encoding 50S ribosomal protein L5, with the protein MQQNVPRLLKKYKETVIPALMSELGLKNPMEVPKLERIVLNMGLGRAVVSPKLIEQSTVELAAITGQKPVVTRAKKSIASFKLREGQAIGAMVTLRQSRKWEFLERLISLALPRVRDFKGVSPKAFDGRGNYTLGIREQIVFPEIDFDKVDQTTGLNITFVTNAQTDEHGRALLRHLGMPFRN; encoded by the coding sequence ATGCAGCAGAATGTCCCTCGATTATTAAAGAAATATAAAGAAACGGTAATTCCTGCTCTGATGAGCGAGCTTGGATTGAAAAATCCAATGGAAGTACCCAAGCTTGAACGCATTGTGTTGAACATGGGGCTTGGACGCGCTGTTGTGAGTCCTAAGCTTATTGAACAATCCACAGTGGAGCTTGCTGCCATCACTGGCCAAAAGCCGGTTGTCACGCGTGCCAAAAAGTCCATAGCGAGTTTTAAACTGCGCGAAGGCCAAGCCATTGGTGCCATGGTCACTCTTCGACAGAGTCGTAAATGGGAGTTTTTGGAGCGTTTGATTTCCTTGGCTCTGCCCCGTGTTCGCGACTTTAAAGGCGTTAGTCCTAAGGCCTTCGATGGTCGAGGTAACTACACTCTGGGAATCCGTGAGCAGATTGTGTTTCCAGAAATCGATTTTGACAAAGTCGATCAGACCACAGGTCTGAACATTACTTTTGTTACTAATGCACAAACCGATGAGCATGGCCGCGCGTTGTTGCGCCATCTCGGAATGCCTTTCCGGAACTAG
- the rplX gene encoding 50S ribosomal protein L24 has protein sequence MAARIKKNDLVEVIAGRNKGDRGRVLRIFKDTDRVIVENVNRVKRHQSPQRFKEAGIVEKEAPIHISNVMPVDPKTDKATRVRYTMSKDQTKNRTAARSGSSLES, from the coding sequence ATGGCTGCTCGCATCAAGAAAAATGATTTAGTGGAAGTGATTGCAGGCCGCAACAAGGGTGACCGTGGTCGAGTGCTGCGAATATTCAAAGACACCGATCGGGTGATTGTCGAAAACGTCAATCGCGTCAAACGTCATCAGAGCCCTCAGCGTTTTAAGGAAGCCGGCATCGTTGAAAAGGAAGCCCCTATTCATATTTCCAACGTTATGCCTGTGGATCCAAAGACGGATAAAGCAACGCGTGTTCGGTACACGATGTCCAAAGACCAAACAAAAAATCGCACAGCCGCTCGCAGCGGAAGTAGCTTGGAAAGCTAA
- the rplN gene encoding 50S ribosomal protein L14 translates to MIQVQTELDVADNSGAKCVECIKVLGGSRRRYASLGDVIVVSIKEALPASRVKKGEVARAVVVRTTKECARPDGTYIKFDGNSAVLINAQKEPIGTRIFGPVARELRNRRFMKIISLAPEVV, encoded by the coding sequence ATGATTCAGGTGCAAACAGAGCTTGATGTGGCTGACAACAGTGGCGCAAAATGTGTGGAATGTATCAAGGTACTAGGTGGATCTCGCCGTCGTTATGCCAGTTTAGGTGACGTCATCGTGGTTTCCATTAAAGAAGCACTACCAGCTTCCCGTGTAAAAAAGGGTGAAGTGGCTCGTGCAGTGGTGGTTCGTACCACCAAAGAGTGTGCGCGGCCTGATGGCACGTACATTAAGTTCGACGGCAACAGTGCTGTGCTGATCAACGCACAGAAAGAGCCGATCGGAACCCGTATCTTTGGACCGGTGGCTCGCGAGCTACGTAACCGTCGGTTTATGAAAATTATTTCTTTGGCTCCAGAGGTTGTGTGA
- the rpsQ gene encoding 30S ribosomal protein S17 has protein sequence MNSPLNTAQSAKATEPTTERGSRRRLSGRVVNDTSNPKRAQKTVVVEVVRRFRDPVYGKYVKRRKRYHAHDETNTYQTRDLVEIKESRPLSATKRWIVTRLLERPEEV, from the coding sequence ATGAATAGTCCCCTAAACACAGCGCAAAGCGCAAAGGCAACTGAGCCGACTACCGAGCGTGGCAGCCGAAGGCGCCTGTCTGGTCGTGTGGTCAATGACACTTCCAACCCAAAGCGTGCTCAAAAGACCGTGGTGGTTGAAGTCGTCCGTCGTTTCCGTGATCCGGTGTACGGAAAATACGTGAAGCGTCGTAAGCGCTACCACGCCCATGATGAAACCAACACTTACCAGACACGTGATTTGGTTGAGATAAAAGAAAGCCGTCCGCTTTCAGCAACCAAGCGTTGGATCGTAACCCGCTTGCTTGAGCGTCCGGAGGAGGTCTAA
- the rpmC gene encoding 50S ribosomal protein L29, protein MKFEEIKERSTDDLEGLEKELRRELWQARFANATNQLEDTAKIKRLRRDIARAKTLKTQRLSQSQANEAGQ, encoded by the coding sequence ATGAAGTTCGAAGAAATCAAAGAGCGATCCACAGATGATCTGGAAGGTTTGGAAAAGGAACTGCGAAGGGAACTTTGGCAGGCTCGTTTCGCCAATGCGACAAATCAACTCGAGGACACCGCAAAAATCAAGCGTTTGCGCCGTGACATTGCTCGGGCAAAAACACTAAAAACCCAACGTCTTTCCCAAAGCCAAGCAAATGAGGCCGGTCAATGA
- the rplP gene encoding 50S ribosomal protein L16, whose translation MLSPKRTKFRKQMKGRMRGVAHRGSDVSFGDYGLQVLGCGRISARQIEAARMAIQRHVKRQGKLFIRVFPDKPITKKPLETRMGKGKGSVEEWVSVVRPGKVLYEIEGVPEAIAEAAFRLASVKLPLPTRFIRREDQL comes from the coding sequence ATGTTAAGTCCAAAACGAACAAAATTCAGAAAGCAAATGAAGGGCCGTATGCGCGGCGTAGCGCACCGCGGTAGCGATGTGTCCTTTGGCGATTACGGGTTGCAGGTCCTTGGTTGTGGCCGCATTTCTGCTCGGCAAATCGAAGCTGCTCGTATGGCGATTCAGCGTCACGTCAAACGTCAAGGCAAACTCTTTATTCGCGTATTTCCTGACAAGCCCATCACCAAAAAGCCACTTGAAACTCGTATGGGTAAAGGTAAAGGCAGTGTTGAAGAATGGGTGAGTGTCGTTCGACCAGGCAAGGTACTCTACGAGATTGAGGGTGTTCCAGAGGCGATTGCCGAAGCAGCATTCAGACTTGCCAGCGTGAAGCTACCGTTGCCAACGCGATTTATTCGCCGTGAGGATCAGTTATGA
- the rpsC gene encoding 30S ribosomal protein S3: MGQKTHPFGFRLGVTRTWNSKWYGDKQYSRWLHEDLKLRETIKKKFMHAGIAGIEIERAANKVKVVIATSRPGIIIGKRGAGVEQLKAELQKLTENELYIDIQEVRRAETNAQLVAENIATQLERRVSFRRAMKKAMSTAMKFGAKGVRVYAGGRLGGAEIARSESYREGRVPLHTLRADIEFGVATAHTTYGAIGVKCWIFKGEVLPQRQWRGGQAQQARG, encoded by the coding sequence ATGGGCCAGAAAACACATCCGTTTGGCTTTCGGCTTGGAGTGACCCGCACCTGGAACTCTAAGTGGTATGGCGATAAGCAATATTCACGTTGGCTTCATGAAGATCTTAAGCTTCGTGAGACCATTAAGAAGAAGTTCATGCACGCGGGCATTGCTGGCATTGAGATCGAGCGCGCAGCAAATAAAGTTAAAGTTGTCATCGCTACTTCACGTCCCGGTATCATTATTGGCAAGCGTGGTGCCGGTGTTGAGCAACTCAAGGCTGAGCTTCAGAAGCTTACCGAAAACGAGCTTTACATCGACATTCAAGAGGTGCGTCGTGCGGAAACCAACGCCCAGTTGGTTGCTGAAAACATCGCAACACAGCTTGAGCGTCGCGTTTCTTTTCGCCGCGCTATGAAAAAAGCCATGTCAACGGCCATGAAATTTGGAGCCAAGGGTGTCCGTGTTTATGCCGGAGGCCGTCTTGGTGGCGCGGAAATCGCGCGCTCCGAAAGTTACCGCGAAGGTCGTGTGCCTTTGCATACGCTTCGTGCCGACATCGAATTTGGAGTGGCTACGGCGCACACTACCTACGGTGCCATTGGTGTTAAATGTTGGATTTTTAAAGGTGAAGTTCTTCCACAGCGTCAGTGGCGCGGTGGTCAGGCTCAGCAAGCGCGGGGATAA
- the rplV gene encoding 50S ribosomal protein L22 encodes MEAVAKARFARISPRKARVIVNLVRGKNAAEALDILRFTRKSAAPLVAKLIDSAIANARDKDDAVNLDALFVSEAFANKAPDSMMRRWRPRAQGRATRIVKGMSHITVVLSQREGKN; translated from the coding sequence ATGGAGGCGGTTGCTAAAGCTCGATTCGCACGAATATCCCCGCGTAAAGCGCGAGTGATTGTTAATCTTGTGCGTGGCAAAAATGCGGCAGAAGCGCTGGATATTCTTCGTTTTACGAGAAAATCTGCAGCGCCGCTCGTGGCGAAGCTCATTGACAGCGCGATAGCCAATGCACGCGACAAGGATGATGCTGTTAACCTAGACGCGCTTTTCGTAAGCGAGGCCTTTGCAAACAAGGCACCAGATTCGATGATGCGTCGTTGGCGTCCACGGGCACAAGGCCGGGCCACGCGTATTGTTAAAGGCATGAGCCACATCACTGTGGTCCTCAGTCAAAGAGAGGGTAAGAACTAA
- the rpsS gene encoding 30S ribosomal protein S19, whose product MARSVKKGPFIDSHLESKVDNAQKNNEKKIIKTWSRRSTITPDFVGLTFAVHNGRKFVTVFVTENMVGHKMGEFAPTRTFTGHAADRKTGKKVNPTTGKR is encoded by the coding sequence ATGGCACGTTCAGTTAAAAAAGGTCCTTTCATTGATTCGCACTTGGAAAGCAAAGTGGACAATGCGCAGAAGAACAATGAGAAGAAAATCATCAAAACTTGGTCTCGCCGTTCGACGATTACACCCGATTTCGTTGGTTTGACCTTTGCAGTTCATAATGGCCGTAAGTTTGTCACTGTATTTGTGACTGAAAATATGGTCGGGCACAAAATGGGTGAATTTGCGCCAACTCGGACCTTTACCGGACATGCGGCTGACCGCAAAACCGGCAAGAAGGTCAATCCGACCACAGGAAAACGCTAA
- the rplB gene encoding 50S ribosomal protein L2, whose amino-acid sequence MPVRRFKPTSPARRYFEVNTFENISKERPLKKLTEAQSSTAGRNNLGRITSRFRGGGHKHKYRLIDFKRGKIGVPGKVHWIEYDPNRSAHIALIHYVDGSKAYMLAPDGLSAGDEVLSSRNADIKPGNAMPLRHMPLGTMVHAIEMKPGKGAQLVRSAGTAAQLMAKDGDYAQVRLPSSEVRMVHLDCRATVGQVSNAEHARISIGKAGRSRWLGRRPHNRGVTMNPVDHPMGGGEGRTSGGRHPCSPWGQKSKGLKTRTNKRSDKFIVKRRSKK is encoded by the coding sequence ATGCCAGTAAGACGTTTTAAACCGACATCACCTGCGCGCCGTTACTTTGAAGTCAACACTTTTGAGAACATAAGCAAGGAGCGACCGCTCAAAAAGCTTACTGAAGCTCAGAGCAGCACGGCAGGTCGTAACAATCTTGGACGCATTACTTCGCGTTTTCGTGGAGGCGGTCACAAGCACAAATACCGTTTGATTGATTTCAAACGAGGCAAGATTGGTGTGCCAGGCAAAGTGCATTGGATTGAATACGATCCAAACCGCAGTGCGCACATTGCTCTTATTCACTACGTTGATGGAAGCAAAGCTTACATGCTTGCCCCCGATGGCTTGAGTGCTGGAGATGAAGTCCTTTCGTCCCGAAATGCGGACATCAAACCGGGCAACGCCATGCCTCTTCGGCACATGCCGCTGGGCACTATGGTTCATGCGATTGAAATGAAGCCTGGCAAAGGGGCACAGCTTGTGCGCTCCGCAGGAACAGCGGCGCAGCTTATGGCTAAAGATGGCGATTATGCTCAGGTCAGGTTGCCGTCTTCAGAGGTGCGAATGGTGCATTTGGACTGCCGCGCTACGGTCGGGCAAGTCTCCAACGCTGAGCATGCACGTATCTCGATTGGTAAAGCTGGAAGATCCCGTTGGCTTGGACGTCGTCCGCATAACCGCGGTGTGACCATGAACCCAGTGGATCATCCTATGGGTGGTGGTGAAGGCCGTACCTCCGGTGGTCGTCACCCTTGCTCGCCTTGGGGTCAGAAGTCCAAAGGTCTAAAAACAAGAACGAACAAACGAAGCGACAAGTTTATCGTCAAACGTCGCTCGAAGAAGTGA
- a CDS encoding 50S ribosomal protein L23, producing MQIEDIIKKPLVLTEKGNTLREQENTYLFEVDLRANKAEIRNAVESLFNVHVDNVRTLIMRGQMRRMGRGYAKTRNWKKAMVTLKPGQQIEMFEGA from the coding sequence GTGCAAATAGAAGACATTATTAAAAAACCTTTAGTTTTGACGGAAAAGGGAAATACCCTTCGCGAGCAAGAGAACACCTACTTGTTTGAGGTCGATCTGCGCGCCAATAAAGCTGAAATCCGCAACGCGGTTGAATCGCTTTTCAACGTCCATGTTGACAATGTTCGCACGCTTATCATGCGCGGACAGATGCGACGCATGGGTCGTGGATACGCTAAAACTAGAAACTGGAAAAAAGCCATGGTGACTTTGAAGCCTGGCCAACAAATCGAAATGTTTGAAGGGGCCTGA
- the rpsJ gene encoding 30S ribosomal protein S10 translates to MATQATKIRIRLKAYDHRLLDQSASEIVDTVRRTGAQVAGPIPLPTRINKYTVLRGPHVDKKSREQFEIRTHKRLLDILEPTQQTLDALMKLDLSAGVDVEIKS, encoded by the coding sequence GTGGCAACCCAAGCAACAAAAATTAGAATTCGTCTGAAGGCCTACGATCACCGTCTGTTGGATCAGTCGGCAAGCGAGATTGTGGACACTGTCCGGCGCACGGGTGCGCAGGTCGCAGGTCCCATCCCGCTTCCAACACGCATCAACAAGTACACCGTGCTTCGTGGTCCACACGTGGATAAAAAATCGCGCGAGCAGTTTGAAATACGTACACACAAACGCTTACTCGATATTTTAGAGCCAACCCAACAGACTCTCGATGCTTTGATGAAGCTCGATTTGTCAGCTGGCGTTGACGTAGAAATCAAATCCTAA